Proteins encoded by one window of Aptenodytes patagonicus chromosome 9, bAptPat1.pri.cur, whole genome shotgun sequence:
- the AGTR2 gene encoding type-2 angiotensin II receptor — translation MQSNYSLVITTRETLQVLYTALTNSSAALHSPPPCPLTSSDYQFSLIPALFSVVFVLGLVGNSVVVVVLCHHSGPKTVANIYIFNLAMADLLCLATLPFWATYYAQGYNWFFGSLMCKISSSVLCLNMFASIFFITCMSMDRYHAIVHPIRSQRRTPQQAYFIALVLWGLACLSSLPTFYFRDTHYIETLAVNACIMAFPHENYAKWSVATAFLKNALGFFIPLTVITTCYIWIRRHLLKAQEFGKNKQKRDKVLKLVAAVVVAFLISWLPFHILTFLDALAHMNIINNCDVTGIIDTALPFGICMAFANSCINPLLYCFIGNQFQEKLHRLFKRRVYQFNSHQESSSLRKGSCFRDAETPVGREGEPGSLL, via the coding sequence ATGCAGAGCAACTACTCCCTGGTCATCACCACCAGAGAAACTCTCCAAGTCCTCTATACAGCACTGACAAACTCATCGGCTGCATTGCActcgccccctccctgcccacttACCTCTTCAGATTATCAGTTTTCACTAATTCCAGCACTCTTCTCTGTGGTTTTTGTTCTGGGTTTGGTTGGTAACAGTGTGGTGGTTGTGGTGCTTTGTCATCACAGTGGCCCCAAAACAGTTGCTAATATCTACATTTTCAACCTGGCCATGGCAGATTTGTTGTGCCTTGCCACCCTTCCTTTCTGGGCTACGTACTACGCGCAGGGGTACAACTGGTTCTTTGGGTCTCTCATGTGCAAAATCTCCAGTTCTGTCCTGTGCTTGAACATGTTTGCAAGTATATTTTTCATTACGTGCATGAGCATGGACCGGTACCATGCTATTGTCCATCCTATTCGCTCTCAAAGAAGAACTCCACAACAAGCTTATTTTATAGCTTTGGTTCTGTGGGGCCTTGCCTGTTTGTCCTCCCTCCCAACTTTCTATTTCCGTGACACTCACTACATTGAAACCTTGGCGGTCAATGCTTGCATTATGGCCTTTCCTCATGAGAATTACGCAAAATGGTCTGTGGCAACAGCCTTCCTGAAAAATGCACTTGGCTTCTTCATCCCCTTGACAGTGATCACCACGTGCTACATCTGGATCAGGAGGCACTTGCTCAAAGCACAGGAGTTTgggaaaaacaagcagaagaggGACAAAGTCCTAAAGCTGGTGGCTGCTGTTGTTGTGGCCTTCTTAATTTCCTGGCTCCCATTCCACATTTTAACGTTTTTGGATGCCTTGGCTCATATGAACATCATTAACAACTGTGATGTGACAGGGATCATTGACACAGCGCTGCCGTTTGGCATCTGCATGGCATTCGCCAACAGCTGCATCAACCCTTTGCTGTACTGCTTTATTGGGAACCAGTTCCAGGAGAAGCTCCATCGCTTGTTCAAGCGACGAGTTTATCAGTTCAACAGCCATCAAGAGAGCTCTTCTTTGAGGAAAGGGAGCTGCTTCAGAGATGCTGAGACACCcgtgggcagggaaggggagccCGGGTCCTTGCTGTAG